The Clostridiaceae bacterium HFYG-1003 genome includes a window with the following:
- a CDS encoding GlsB/YeaQ/YmgE family stress response membrane protein — MTWIYWIIFGALVGWIAGKITKTSRSMSTFQSVIIGIVGSAVGGFIGDFLGVGTVDGFNLGSIVLGVIGAIIVLWLVNRGTKRR, encoded by the coding sequence ATGACCTGGATTTATTGGATCATCTTTGGAGCCTTGGTTGGGTGGATCGCAGGAAAGATCACGAAGACCAGCCGCAGCATGTCAACGTTCCAGAGTGTCATCATCGGTATTGTAGGTTCCGCTGTCGGAGGCTTTATCGGTGATTTTCTCGGAGTGGGCACGGTAGACGGCTTCAATCTGGGAAGTATTGTTCTTGGTGTTATAGGTGCGATTATTGTGCTATGGCTGGTCAATCGCGGAACTAAGCGACGCTGA
- a CDS encoding IS630 family transposase: protein MNNDLKTQAVRLSPEEQYQIRKNIIRLSEKGKTNEEIAEILDVSLRHVQNTKKQYKEGGIAGIKPQKRGRREGAKRTLTPAQEKEIQQILVDKTPDQLKFKDCMWSRKTIAELIYEKYKISLPVSTLGVYLARWGFSVQRPMKRAYKQDTEKVQHWVETEFPGITERAEAENAEIFFGDETGLQNQSTCLRGYAPIGQTPVVRTEAKHIKINMLSAISNRGKLRFVLYKDNMNADKLIDFMRRLVHDSNKKVFLVLDNLRVHHAKKVMAWVEKHKEEIELFYLPPYAPEYNPDELLNSDLKRGISKKPSPRSDDELEHNVRSHLKTVQLRPNKIRGFFHSKTTKYAS from the coding sequence ATGAATAATGATTTAAAAACCCAAGCAGTACGGCTTAGTCCGGAAGAACAATATCAGATTCGCAAGAACATCATCCGACTATCAGAAAAAGGTAAAACGAATGAGGAAATAGCAGAAATCTTAGATGTAAGCTTGCGGCACGTCCAGAACACTAAGAAACAATACAAGGAAGGCGGGATCGCAGGGATCAAGCCCCAAAAGCGTGGTCGCCGAGAGGGTGCGAAACGAACCCTTACTCCTGCCCAGGAAAAGGAAATACAGCAAATCCTGGTTGATAAGACACCGGATCAATTGAAGTTCAAAGACTGCATGTGGAGCAGAAAAACCATTGCAGAGCTCATTTATGAAAAGTATAAAATCAGCCTGCCCGTATCTACTTTAGGGGTCTACTTGGCGCGGTGGGGATTCTCAGTCCAGCGGCCGATGAAACGCGCCTACAAGCAAGACACAGAGAAGGTGCAGCACTGGGTCGAAACTGAGTTTCCTGGCATTACTGAACGAGCAGAGGCTGAGAATGCAGAGATTTTCTTTGGAGATGAAACCGGATTGCAAAACCAGTCAACTTGCTTGCGTGGGTATGCGCCAATCGGACAAACGCCGGTGGTTCGAACCGAAGCAAAGCATATCAAGATCAACATGCTTTCAGCAATTTCCAATCGAGGAAAATTGCGCTTTGTCCTCTATAAAGACAACATGAATGCCGACAAACTGATTGATTTTATGCGGCGGTTAGTGCATGACAGCAACAAGAAAGTATTCCTGGTGCTCGATAATCTGCGGGTTCATCACGCTAAAAAAGTCATGGCGTGGGTAGAAAAGCATAAGGAAGAAATTGAGCTGTTCTACCTGCCACCGTATGCCCCAGAGTACAATCCTGATGAATTGCTCAACAGCGATCTCAAACGTGGCATAAGTAAAAAACCAAGTCCCAGGAGCGATGATGAGCTTGAACATAATGTTCGATCTCATTTAAAAACTGTGCAATTGCGTCCTAATAAAATCAGGGGGTTCTTCCATTCAAAAACCACAAAATATGCCTCTTAA
- a CDS encoding IS630 family transposase, whose translation MDFTSGCRGSSQVGDCAIHFSYVGGQDPKKNEFQPHLKKCWCIPPDQNAAFVACMEDVLAVYTRPFNPSIPVICMDEKPCQLLDEARKPIPASPGYVRKEDNEYIRKGTCSLFLFTEPLGGWRRCDASERRTKQDWAEQVRILLEEDYPDCEKVILVMDNLNTHNISALYERFPPAHAFRLSQRLEIHHTPKHGSWLNIAEIELSALSTQCLNRRISSIEMMDREVKSWATKRNYNQKSVDWQFDVTDARCKLKHLYPVIITN comes from the coding sequence TTGGACTTTACGTCTGGTTGCAGAGGAAGCAGTCAAGTTGGAGATTGTGCCATCCATTTCTCATACGTCGGTGGGCAGGATCCTAAAAAAAACGAATTTCAACCTCATCTGAAGAAGTGTTGGTGCATTCCACCGGATCAAAACGCAGCATTTGTCGCTTGCATGGAAGACGTTCTGGCGGTATATACTCGCCCTTTCAATCCATCTATTCCTGTCATTTGTATGGATGAAAAGCCATGTCAGCTGCTGGATGAGGCCAGAAAGCCTATTCCGGCATCACCTGGGTATGTCCGCAAGGAAGATAACGAGTATATTCGCAAAGGGACTTGCAGCCTGTTCCTTTTTACTGAACCTTTAGGTGGCTGGCGGCGATGTGATGCATCGGAACGTCGTACCAAGCAGGATTGGGCGGAACAGGTTCGGATTCTTTTGGAAGAAGATTATCCGGACTGTGAGAAGGTCATACTTGTGATGGATAATCTCAACACCCACAACATTTCAGCGTTGTATGAACGGTTTCCGCCAGCTCATGCGTTCCGCCTGAGTCAACGACTGGAGATCCATCATACTCCAAAACATGGAAGCTGGCTCAATATAGCCGAAATAGAACTTAGTGCTTTATCAACTCAATGTCTCAATCGAAGAATCTCGTCAATTGAGATGATGGATCGAGAGGTCAAGTCTTGGGCTACAAAGCGGAACTACAATCAAAAGTCAGTAGACTGGCAATTCGATGTTACAGATGCACGTTGTAAATTGAAACATTTATACCCAGTGATCATTACAAATTAA
- a CDS encoding amidase domain-containing protein: MKKLNHISVFLMVLIFISTFINPTQVSAEVQNDFENTSVNFLKTYFLTRDNVDANYISPKYENVNIENYINNRIDIESSVKKAAHIIKFDYKITATLINKENRDSLDYLTYGVRRDFTYEGIDSPTVVSDEVVVIGSKNMIVDVLFPNDPIEKELRGTSEKINLSKSQRLDSLDVDSINFRAKEYKERLLKSIEAAQVVEKDVYGIEGSTSLDPISSSKSLTWAKANYNKYSPLSRSSIVPYYDFSKISGSYDCTNFVSHALLAGGANLFNNGNPSTGWWYASLNSRSYSWPSVNYLFSFLTTTHSKGPVASSVKYKIFDERYEYPFSLGDIVQFGNTSAWGHSTIIMGFYVYNPASPYRYGTLVIGRTSPTQYNFNLKVEDSNYDNKRVLVVEGTY; the protein is encoded by the coding sequence ATGAAAAAACTAAACCACATAAGTGTATTTCTAATGGTCCTAATTTTTATTTCAACTTTTATAAATCCAACCCAGGTTTCTGCTGAAGTTCAGAATGACTTTGAAAATACATCCGTTAATTTTCTTAAAACTTATTTCTTAACCAGAGATAATGTCGATGCCAATTATATTTCTCCCAAGTATGAGAACGTTAACATCGAAAATTATATAAACAATCGTATTGACATTGAAAGCTCTGTTAAAAAAGCAGCTCATATCATCAAATTTGATTATAAAATTACCGCTACTTTGATTAATAAGGAGAATCGCGATTCTCTTGATTATCTTACTTATGGAGTTAGACGTGATTTCACTTATGAAGGTATTGATAGTCCTACCGTAGTTTCCGATGAAGTTGTGGTGATTGGCAGTAAAAATATGATCGTCGATGTACTATTTCCAAATGATCCTATAGAAAAAGAGTTAAGGGGTACTTCGGAAAAGATAAACTTATCAAAAAGTCAAAGACTCGATTCATTAGACGTGGATTCGATCAATTTTCGAGCAAAGGAGTATAAAGAAAGACTTCTCAAATCCATTGAAGCGGCTCAAGTGGTTGAAAAAGATGTATATGGGATTGAAGGCAGCACTTCGTTGGATCCCATAAGTTCCTCCAAAAGTCTAACTTGGGCGAAAGCTAATTATAACAAGTATTCCCCCCTAAGTAGATCATCTATTGTACCATATTATGATTTTAGTAAAATTTCAGGAAGTTATGATTGCACAAACTTTGTATCACATGCATTATTAGCAGGTGGGGCTAATCTTTTTAATAATGGAAATCCATCAACAGGATGGTGGTATGCTTCGCTGAATAGCAGAAGCTATTCTTGGCCGTCGGTCAACTATTTATTTTCATTTCTAACTACAACCCATTCCAAAGGTCCAGTTGCTTCCTCAGTAAAATATAAAATCTTTGATGAAAGGTATGAATATCCTTTTTCATTGGGAGATATAGTCCAATTTGGTAATACTAGTGCCTGGGGGCACAGTACAATTATAATGGGTTTTTATGTTTATAATCCGGCTTCCCCCTATCGATATGGAACTTTGGTAATAGGACGCACATCACCAACTCAATATAACTTTAATCTTAAGGTGGAAGACTCCAACTATGATAATAAACGAGTACTAGTGGTTGAAGGTACCTATTAA
- a CDS encoding helix-turn-helix domain-containing protein: MPKVSYVVDLSEKERVKLLNIVNKGKATAKRILHANILLAADMNNPNQASSPVIAERFHVHRQTVQTVRKTYATQGLEAALDRKKRTKPPIDPKLTGDVEARIIAICCSNPPPGFERWTLRLVAEEAVKLEIVPSISHTSVGRILKKTNFNLI, from the coding sequence ATGCCTAAAGTATCCTATGTTGTTGACCTAAGTGAGAAAGAGCGGGTGAAACTCCTAAATATTGTCAATAAAGGAAAAGCAACCGCGAAACGAATTCTTCACGCTAATATTCTCTTGGCTGCAGACATGAATAATCCAAACCAAGCCAGTTCTCCGGTGATTGCCGAGCGCTTTCATGTGCACCGGCAAACGGTCCAAACAGTTCGAAAAACCTATGCTACACAGGGGTTAGAAGCTGCGCTCGATCGAAAGAAACGGACAAAGCCACCTATTGATCCTAAACTTACTGGAGACGTCGAAGCCAGAATTATTGCCATCTGCTGCAGCAATCCACCTCCAGGGTTTGAACGTTGGACTTTACGTCTGGTTGCAGAGGAAGCAGTCAAGTTGGAGATTGTGCCATCCATTTCTCATACGTCGGTGGGCAGGATCCTAAAAAAAACGAATTTCAACCTCATCTGA
- a CDS encoding transposase encodes MGFKKRNRQISVFEYPSGFHGVSIDPSNRWVKLSHQMPWDLIEEIYATKFNGPRGNRAYSSRLAFGALFLKQALNVSDADLIELVRENPYLQFFLGFEEFSSELPFDTSLMSYFRQRFTAAEICQINEAIIAQNPLKKPSSNDDSDDDSSGGHSGESDLQGSESSTSSVNDLLQTSSGTLILDATCVPQDIHFPTDIRLLYEAVCSAMRHLEITRGKPITKTQKSLLNRARQAYLSISKSKKILQPSSEKNRVFS; translated from the coding sequence ATGGGTTTTAAGAAGAGAAATCGTCAAATTTCGGTGTTTGAATACCCAAGTGGTTTCCATGGGGTCAGCATTGATCCCTCCAATCGATGGGTGAAATTATCCCATCAAATGCCCTGGGATCTCATCGAAGAAATCTATGCCACTAAGTTCAATGGGCCTCGTGGCAACCGGGCATACTCATCCAGACTGGCCTTTGGCGCTCTTTTTCTCAAACAAGCCTTGAATGTCTCTGATGCGGATTTGATTGAGCTGGTTCGTGAAAATCCATATCTTCAGTTTTTCCTCGGATTCGAAGAATTCTCAAGTGAATTGCCCTTTGATACCAGCTTGATGTCTTACTTCAGGCAACGCTTTACAGCCGCAGAAATTTGCCAAATCAATGAAGCCATTATTGCTCAGAATCCCTTAAAGAAACCATCGTCCAATGATGATAGTGATGATGATTCGAGCGGCGGCCATTCGGGGGAAAGCGATCTCCAAGGCTCTGAGTCAAGCACTTCTTCGGTCAATGACTTGTTACAGACAAGCAGCGGTACGTTGATCCTGGATGCTACCTGTGTTCCACAAGACATCCACTTCCCGACGGATATCCGCCTCCTGTATGAGGCGGTCTGTTCAGCCATGCGTCATCTAGAAATAACACGAGGAAAACCCATTACCAAAACTCAGAAGTCATTGTTGAATCGTGCCAGACAGGCTTATTTGAGCATCTCCAAATCGAAAAAAATACTCCAGCCCAGTTCCGAGAAAAACAGGGTATTCTCTTGA
- the pgsA gene encoding CDP-diacylglycerol--glycerol-3-phosphate 3-phosphatidyltransferase: MNLANKLTLFRIVLIPVFILFMSFEFIPHWAMLSLIVFAVASITDHLDGRIARKHNLITNFGIFMDPFADKLLVTSAIIMLVARELVPAWIAIVIIAREFAVSGLRTIAANEGNVISASNLGKLKTTLQMVAVIMMLLKLIIHTDAWFLPVKNWLETNAQILWLLPDVVMYAAAFMTIYSGVDYFMKGWSNIDPSK, encoded by the coding sequence ATGAATCTGGCAAATAAGCTGACACTGTTCCGGATCGTGCTGATCCCCGTGTTCATCCTGTTCATGTCCTTTGAATTCATCCCGCACTGGGCCATGCTGTCCCTCATCGTCTTCGCAGTGGCGTCTATTACCGATCACCTGGACGGCCGCATTGCCCGCAAGCACAATCTCATCACCAACTTCGGCATTTTCATGGATCCCTTTGCCGACAAGCTCCTGGTTACATCTGCCATCATTATGCTGGTAGCCCGGGAACTGGTTCCGGCCTGGATCGCCATTGTCATCATCGCCCGCGAGTTCGCCGTCTCCGGCCTGCGCACCATCGCCGCCAATGAGGGCAACGTCATCTCAGCCTCCAACCTGGGCAAGCTCAAGACGACCCTGCAGATGGTTGCGGTGATCATGATGCTCCTCAAGCTCATCATCCACACCGACGCCTGGTTTTTACCAGTCAAAAACTGGCTGGAAACCAATGCTCAGATCCTGTGGCTACTGCCTGATGTGGTGATGTATGCCGCCGCTTTCATGACCATCTACTCCGGGGTTGACTACTTTATGAAGGGCTGGTCCAACATCGATCCCAGCAAGTAA
- a CDS encoding transposase, producing MNKPISPKTIDALKTLSLIHDQQFEMWKLKINRIERRIVSVSQPWVRPIKQGKASVNTEFGSKIALSTVEGYVRMEYFSFENFNEALTLQESAERYKERTGSYPERILADKIYRNKANLAFCKSKNIRMNGPALGRPPKDPQVRQQQRAAEVQEAGDRNMVEAKIGESKRKYGLDRIMERTQQATEVMICVSFVVMNSFRNLRKQLASFFDKNQVFNFYISFEVYAIAS from the coding sequence ATGAACAAACCCATCAGCCCAAAGACGATCGATGCACTCAAGACACTGTCTTTGATTCATGATCAGCAGTTTGAGATGTGGAAGTTAAAAATTAACCGGATCGAACGTCGAATTGTCAGTGTGTCCCAGCCCTGGGTAAGGCCTATCAAGCAGGGCAAGGCATCCGTCAACACCGAGTTTGGTTCGAAAATTGCCCTCTCAACGGTGGAGGGGTATGTTCGAATGGAGTACTTTTCGTTTGAAAACTTCAATGAAGCCCTGACCTTGCAAGAGAGTGCTGAGCGTTACAAAGAAAGAACAGGATCATATCCTGAAAGGATCCTGGCAGATAAGATATATCGAAACAAAGCCAACCTGGCATTCTGCAAAAGCAAGAATATTCGAATGAACGGTCCGGCACTTGGCAGACCCCCAAAGGATCCTCAGGTGCGCCAGCAGCAGCGAGCAGCAGAGGTCCAGGAGGCTGGCGATCGCAATATGGTGGAAGCCAAAATCGGAGAAAGCAAACGGAAGTATGGTCTAGACAGAATTATGGAGAGAACACAGCAAGCCACTGAGGTGATGATCTGTGTTAGTTTTGTTGTGATGAATTCCTTCCGCAACCTGAGGAAGCAGCTTGCTTCTTTTTTTGACAAAAACCAAGTCTTCAATTTCTACATATCTTTCGAGGTTTATGCAATTGCTTCCTGA
- a CDS encoding IS1634 family transposase, with the protein MKSCFPDDYEKILSLAYFLVLEGHNPVYRFSRWAKSHQHPYGADLPSQRISELFASIDEAGKMAFFSKQAHRRSETEYLAYDTTSISSYSQMIKQAKYGNDKEHDPLPQINLALLVGETSGLPVYYRKLPGNIPDVKTIRQLLNELDFLQIDKVKLVLDRSFCSEKNINALYQQHHKFLIAGKTSLKFIQDKLNTVRDGFVCRGNYHSGSNLYMQSFTMDWAYSETKPRSGEVVKGIRRIYVHYYFNDQHATDDKIRMNKLLDQLEEELASGKRVPEHQKLYDNYFHTVTTPVRGTKTDANQEAIDAALKDCGCFVLMSNGIKDPMEALHVYQAKDLIEKAFGDLKERLSMRRESVASEENLEGKLFVQFIALIFMSYIKRAMDQGGLFKNRTMQELLDDLDVVERFYHPSRKPQIGEITEKQKALYVAMAVECPT; encoded by the coding sequence TTGAAAAGCTGTTTCCCCGATGACTACGAGAAAATCCTCTCCCTTGCTTACTTTCTGGTGCTCGAAGGCCATAACCCGGTGTATCGGTTCAGCCGCTGGGCCAAGTCTCATCAGCACCCCTATGGGGCGGACCTGCCCTCCCAGCGCATCAGCGAGTTGTTTGCGTCCATTGACGAGGCCGGCAAAATGGCTTTTTTCAGTAAGCAGGCCCACCGTCGATCCGAGACCGAATACCTGGCTTATGACACCACCTCGATCTCATCCTATTCCCAAATGATTAAACAGGCCAAGTATGGGAATGACAAAGAACATGATCCGCTGCCCCAGATCAATCTGGCCCTGCTGGTGGGAGAGACCTCAGGGCTGCCGGTCTACTATCGCAAGCTCCCCGGCAATATCCCGGATGTCAAAACCATCCGACAACTGCTCAATGAACTGGATTTTCTGCAGATCGATAAGGTGAAGCTGGTTCTTGACCGGAGTTTTTGCAGCGAGAAAAATATTAATGCGCTCTATCAGCAGCATCATAAATTTCTCATCGCGGGCAAGACATCCTTGAAATTCATCCAGGATAAACTCAATACCGTGCGGGACGGCTTCGTCTGTCGGGGAAACTATCATTCCGGATCAAATCTCTACATGCAGTCATTCACCATGGATTGGGCTTACTCCGAGACCAAGCCCCGCAGTGGCGAAGTGGTCAAAGGGATCCGACGGATCTACGTTCACTATTACTTTAATGACCAGCACGCCACGGATGACAAGATTCGGATGAACAAGTTATTGGACCAGCTGGAAGAAGAACTTGCATCAGGCAAGCGGGTCCCCGAGCATCAAAAACTCTATGACAATTACTTTCACACCGTCACGACTCCAGTGCGTGGCACCAAGACCGATGCGAACCAGGAAGCCATCGATGCGGCCCTGAAGGACTGTGGCTGCTTCGTATTGATGAGCAATGGCATTAAGGATCCTATGGAGGCGTTGCACGTCTATCAAGCCAAGGACCTCATTGAGAAGGCGTTCGGCGATCTGAAAGAACGCCTCAGCATGCGCCGGGAATCCGTGGCATCAGAGGAGAACCTTGAGGGCAAGCTCTTTGTGCAATTCATCGCGCTGATTTTCATGTCTTACATCAAAAGAGCCATGGATCAAGGCGGCCTGTTTAAAAATCGGACGATGCAGGAACTGCTTGATGATTTGGATGTCGTTGAGCGTTTCTATCACCCCTCCAGAAAG
- a CDS encoding 1-acyl-sn-glycerol-3-phosphate acyltransferase, whose translation MLRTILFFAELAFSLIGLTPKLKTARDLRKTNPRASFLYASKVAHRWVQPKLKLIGADFYVLGKENIPPEPTPCVFIGNHQSEFDFAMMLGLIDKPLGFVAKKELLRYPFLRDWMKMANCTFIDRSTPRRAMEAILEGIENVRQGYTMVIYPEGTTSSGGDMLPFKPGAFKLATKPEAIIVPVVIEGSHQLFDLSRPKRPRVWMSFLPVVETKGLTKEEMAQVPVRVETMIKNEQERLKELETTKDFQKYQDYRQEIV comes from the coding sequence TTGCTGCGTACGATCCTGTTCTTTGCTGAACTGGCGTTTTCTCTGATTGGTTTGACTCCGAAGCTGAAAACCGCCAGGGATCTTCGGAAAACCAATCCCCGGGCTTCGTTTCTTTATGCTTCAAAAGTAGCCCACCGCTGGGTTCAGCCCAAGCTGAAGCTCATCGGCGCTGACTTCTATGTCCTGGGGAAGGAGAACATTCCACCGGAGCCGACGCCTTGCGTATTCATTGGAAACCATCAAAGCGAGTTTGACTTTGCCATGATGCTAGGTCTGATTGATAAGCCGCTGGGGTTTGTTGCCAAGAAAGAGCTGCTGCGCTATCCTTTTTTGCGGGACTGGATGAAGATGGCCAACTGCACCTTCATTGACCGGTCCACACCCAGGCGGGCCATGGAAGCCATTCTGGAAGGCATTGAAAATGTCCGTCAGGGTTACACCATGGTGATCTATCCGGAAGGCACGACCAGTTCCGGCGGGGATATGCTGCCGTTCAAGCCGGGCGCGTTCAAGCTGGCGACAAAGCCGGAGGCGATCATTGTTCCGGTAGTGATCGAAGGATCGCATCAGCTGTTCGACTTATCGCGGCCGAAACGGCCCCGAGTCTGGATGTCTTTTCTTCCGGTCGTGGAGACCAAGGGCCTTACCAAGGAAGAAATGGCTCAAGTGCCGGTACGGGTTGAAACGATGATCAAGAATGAACAGGAGCGGCTGAAAGAGCTGGAGACCACAAAGGATTTTCAAAAGTACCAGGACTATCGCCAGGAAATCGTCTAA